Proteins from a genomic interval of Sphingobacterium sp. SYP-B4668:
- a CDS encoding DUF3748 domain-containing protein, which translates to MGKIVVDRLTQTGIGHMLHHHGVFSEDGLWVVFDGRNDDTKIGETSIIGVVNTETGEEHIIYRTTDPSVHGPGVGAASFSPVDDCVIFIHGLSNANEEHPYDMSRRTGMSVDINRPGHAVPADARDMTAPYAPGSLRGGTHSHCWSPDGAMLSFTYNDELVEPGLRMVGVMFKRKEQIEIDPTPGNVLGHYYSAIVSEVVTHPRPGSDEIDKAYDECWLNPNLDTKAGRRTIAFQGNIKNEKGESVTEIFLVDIDPQLIEGDKYAVGEKGKRPQVPKGIEQRRLTFSVKGLSNLRHWLRSSEDGRYIYALAKDKDNNNQLVQCAVKDGTLTYLSNFEFSIASPINISHKGDKVTFVANNNVYLFDIASKVVSQLTTYGLDDDRIVGAPVFSRQDDKIAFNQYEGIGDNKNIQIRIIAL; encoded by the coding sequence ATGGGAAAAATAGTTGTTGATCGTTTGACGCAAACAGGTATAGGCCACATGTTGCATCATCATGGCGTTTTTTCGGAAGATGGTCTATGGGTGGTGTTTGACGGTCGTAATGACGATACGAAAATCGGCGAAACTTCTATAATAGGGGTCGTGAATACCGAAACTGGGGAAGAGCATATCATTTATCGTACTACAGATCCTTCTGTACACGGTCCAGGCGTGGGAGCAGCTTCTTTTAGTCCGGTGGATGATTGTGTGATTTTCATCCATGGGCTATCGAATGCCAACGAAGAGCATCCATATGATATGTCTCGCCGTACGGGCATGTCTGTGGATATTAATAGACCTGGACACGCTGTACCAGCGGATGCAAGAGACATGACCGCTCCTTATGCGCCGGGTAGCCTCCGTGGAGGCACGCACTCTCATTGTTGGAGCCCGGATGGAGCTATGTTGAGCTTTACTTATAATGACGAATTGGTGGAGCCAGGGTTGCGGATGGTAGGGGTGATGTTTAAGAGAAAGGAACAAATCGAGATCGATCCGACTCCGGGAAATGTTTTGGGACATTATTATTCGGCAATAGTATCAGAGGTCGTGACACATCCTAGACCAGGCTCAGATGAAATCGATAAGGCATATGATGAATGTTGGCTTAATCCGAACTTGGATACCAAAGCGGGGCGACGTACAATTGCTTTCCAAGGAAATATCAAAAATGAGAAGGGGGAATCTGTGACAGAAATATTTTTGGTTGATATAGACCCTCAACTGATAGAGGGTGATAAGTACGCGGTAGGAGAAAAAGGAAAACGTCCACAGGTACCAAAGGGTATCGAACAGCGACGGCTGACATTTTCAGTAAAAGGATTGTCCAATCTTCGACATTGGCTGCGTAGCAGTGAAGATGGTCGATATATCTATGCGCTTGCAAAAGATAAAGACAATAACAATCAGCTCGTACAGTGTGCTGTAAAAGACGGGACACTTACTTATTTGTCAAACTTCGAGTTCTCGATAGCATCTCCTATTAATATCAGTCATAAAGGGGATAAGGTGACTTTTGTAGCGAATAACAATGTATACCTCTTTGATATCGCAAGCAAAGTGGTTTCACAGCTGACGACTTATGGGCTTGATGACGACAGAATTGTAGGTGCGCCAGTGTTTTCTCGGCAGGATGATAAGATAGCTTTTAATCAGTATGAGGGTATAGGAGATAATAAAAACATACAGATTAGGATAATTGCCTTGTAA
- a CDS encoding DUF4998 domain-containing protein, with protein sequence MNRYILYILSTILALSACKQMDSEYKDFIVPNGHIYLQKADSLKAYPGYYKLRLKWMKPKSPTVKYAMVYWNNNTDSLKVEWGANDDTLVVNLLELNETTYTFYIKNFDDQGNVSLPSEITGTPYGTNYLIGATDRIYISALRNTEGVGTINWGAKTSDLVYTEVRYTSMDGTKKIVRTNVDQDITKCPDVKPGELFEYRSFFSPRNGIDPIPREWQTSEKPFLYKYPRTDWTIQARNGHHAWGDGGGGQPALLLDGNMSTGWHSTAAGAPLPQVVVADMKESLTMDNIIIYPPSQVNWRYMNKVNIYISDNPLAAEEPSPSWGSPVASATYTGGDSFKITFDSPKKGRYMAIVFLDSKTNTYISFMELEAYGY encoded by the coding sequence ATGAATAGGTATATTTTATACATACTTTCGACCATACTTGCCCTTTCTGCTTGCAAGCAGATGGACAGTGAATACAAGGACTTTATTGTCCCAAATGGCCATATCTACCTCCAAAAAGCCGATTCTTTAAAAGCATACCCAGGCTACTACAAACTACGACTAAAGTGGATGAAACCAAAATCTCCAACGGTAAAATATGCGATGGTTTACTGGAACAACAACACAGACTCACTCAAGGTAGAATGGGGCGCAAATGACGATACCCTAGTCGTGAATTTATTAGAATTGAATGAAACGACCTATACCTTTTACATTAAAAATTTTGACGATCAAGGCAACGTATCTCTACCTTCAGAAATCACCGGCACACCTTATGGAACCAATTACTTAATCGGTGCAACGGACCGAATCTACATTAGCGCGCTTAGAAATACAGAAGGAGTAGGGACAATCAATTGGGGTGCAAAAACTTCGGATTTAGTGTATACTGAGGTGCGATACACATCCATGGATGGTACGAAGAAAATAGTCCGCACAAACGTTGATCAAGATATTACAAAATGTCCTGACGTCAAGCCTGGAGAATTATTCGAATATCGATCATTCTTTTCACCTAGAAACGGTATTGACCCCATTCCCCGAGAATGGCAGACATCAGAAAAGCCATTTTTATACAAATACCCTAGAACCGACTGGACCATACAAGCCAGAAACGGTCATCATGCTTGGGGTGATGGCGGTGGTGGGCAGCCAGCGTTGCTATTAGATGGAAACATGTCGACGGGTTGGCATTCTACGGCTGCAGGAGCCCCGTTACCGCAAGTAGTCGTCGCCGATATGAAAGAGTCTTTAACAATGGATAATATCATTATTTACCCACCTTCACAGGTCAACTGGAGGTATATGAACAAAGTTAACATATACATATCCGATAACCCATTAGCGGCAGAAGAACCTTCGCCTAGCTGGGGAAGCCCTGTAGCATCAGCAACCTATACAGGTGGCGATAGCTTCAAAATAACGTTTGATTCTCCAAAAAAAGGACGCTATATGGCCATTGTATTTCTAGACTCAAAAACAAATACCTACATCTCCTTCATGGAACTTGAAGCATACGGATATTAA
- a CDS encoding SusC/RagA family TonB-linked outer membrane protein — MKTNIISFKGWCCFWALLLAIVIIHPVTAQQSNTSISGVVTSSIDGSPLAGVSVKTSSSSRTTSTNEDGKFSIELTPNDLSITLSHVGYQGQKVNLEGKRSFQIKLEPSNREIETVVVTALGIKRSERSLGYSVGKIDGESLNTVVQENLLGGIAGKVPGVTLNQTGGVGSSISMVIRGATSLSSDNQPLYVIDGVPLVSGMNNVSSFGNDRNQVDYGNPISDINPDDVESISVLKGPSAAALYGSRAGNGVVLITTKSGKKGQKTSINFSTNNVFEKPVRFLDFHYKYASGTRPAGPLAENSAYWAGPELDKGNLAIQWNSPIGADGNKIPTELKSYSDNMKNFLNTAITSSNNLSIAGAGEKLQYRFSVNNMNHKGLIPNSNLYRNGISSNVTYAIANNLKLSSNINLVRSKSNDMPATGNRGSNPLQAVYNFPHVNVLDLKDYWMDGQEGIQQRQVVAGKDNPYFLAYALTNAFVRDRVYGNVKLDWDISDRISAFFRAAETRSVETRETKIPWSYSRDMKGGYHLQDIKNRENNIDFLFTYNSGSQLPDFNYSISAGGNYMNQYNTDVYAGSKRNAGLTIPGLYRLSNIPAAGLDIRNGEYKKSIYSLYAMANLSYKSQLYLDLTARNDWSSTLPAENRSYFYPSASLSWIANETFSLPAQISLLKLRGGIAQVGNDTNPYQLNPVLSTGRWGDLIYMEMPETLLSPNLKPEIATSYEAGVDLNMYGNRLRFEATYYQVENKNQILPVNTAQSSGYAKKLINAGKLQSKGWEFGLGGTPIKRDNSFTWDVNVNFSQNRTKILELAPGIDYYEYWSENSSGAMTWVGEEVGNLYSRGYARVTDPTSQYYMWPVLGNDGKWIQDNAVENRIKVGNFNPKFLAGMQNSFSYKNIHLSFSLDWRYGGQFQSQTYRYGGSDWKSQHQLDLMIPGGKMSAEEMAAFLKSNPEKYIIPHNGNFPRVGGLTEETGGYYLNQGGVAGYDGVFIPGVIAQYDSEGKLTGYKEHLGGDGTMLYRASDQYSWNYNQQVTFDADYLKLRELALGYDIKGIKHIQNLRVSVFTRNIMLWTKAKIGIDPERAFQADAGGFRQGIETLNLSPWTVPFGFKLDLTL, encoded by the coding sequence ATGAAAACAAACATCATTTCATTTAAAGGCTGGTGTTGCTTTTGGGCTTTATTGCTCGCAATCGTGATCATTCACCCAGTCACGGCTCAACAAAGCAATACCTCTATCAGTGGCGTAGTGACGTCATCAATTGATGGTAGCCCATTGGCCGGAGTCAGTGTGAAGACCAGTAGCTCCTCAAGGACAACGAGCACCAATGAAGACGGGAAATTTTCAATCGAACTGACCCCAAATGATCTTTCTATTACGCTCTCTCATGTAGGGTATCAAGGGCAAAAAGTCAATCTTGAAGGGAAGCGATCATTTCAAATTAAATTAGAACCTTCTAATAGAGAAATCGAAACGGTTGTGGTGACGGCATTGGGCATCAAGCGTTCTGAGCGTTCTTTGGGATATTCAGTGGGCAAAATAGATGGCGAGAGTTTGAACACTGTCGTGCAAGAGAATTTGTTAGGTGGTATCGCGGGTAAAGTTCCTGGTGTCACGCTTAATCAAACTGGGGGAGTAGGTTCTTCTATTAGTATGGTGATTCGAGGAGCGACATCCTTAAGCTCAGACAATCAACCTCTTTACGTGATAGACGGTGTACCCTTGGTAAGTGGTATGAACAATGTCAGTAGTTTTGGAAACGACCGCAACCAGGTAGACTACGGAAATCCTATTTCGGACATCAATCCAGATGATGTAGAAAGTATTTCGGTATTGAAGGGGCCGAGCGCTGCGGCACTTTATGGGTCGAGAGCTGGGAACGGAGTGGTATTGATTACTACCAAATCAGGTAAAAAGGGACAAAAGACTTCTATTAATTTTTCAACAAATAATGTGTTTGAGAAACCTGTGAGATTCTTGGATTTTCACTATAAATATGCTTCGGGTACGAGGCCAGCAGGACCCTTGGCAGAAAACTCGGCTTATTGGGCTGGACCAGAATTGGATAAAGGTAATCTTGCAATACAATGGAATAGTCCGATAGGGGCGGATGGGAATAAAATCCCTACGGAATTGAAATCATATTCCGATAACATGAAGAATTTTCTGAATACAGCAATTACGTCTTCCAACAATCTATCCATTGCAGGGGCAGGGGAAAAGCTTCAATACCGCTTTTCAGTCAATAATATGAATCATAAGGGTTTGATTCCCAATAGTAACCTGTATAGAAACGGTATAAGCTCCAACGTGACGTATGCAATTGCCAATAACTTAAAGCTATCTAGCAATATTAATCTTGTGCGCTCTAAATCCAATGACATGCCTGCAACTGGTAATAGAGGATCAAATCCGTTACAAGCTGTATATAACTTTCCTCATGTCAATGTCTTGGATTTAAAGGATTATTGGATGGACGGACAGGAAGGTATACAGCAGCGTCAAGTTGTTGCTGGAAAAGACAATCCTTATTTTTTAGCATATGCACTTACTAATGCCTTTGTTAGGGATAGAGTCTACGGTAATGTCAAATTGGATTGGGATATAAGTGATCGTATTTCTGCTTTTTTTAGAGCCGCTGAGACACGTTCTGTAGAAACTCGAGAGACGAAGATACCGTGGAGCTATAGCCGCGACATGAAAGGGGGATATCACCTACAGGATATAAAAAATAGAGAAAACAACATCGATTTCTTATTTACCTACAATAGTGGGTCCCAGTTACCTGATTTTAACTATTCGATATCTGCTGGAGGAAATTATATGAACCAATATAATACCGATGTGTATGCCGGATCCAAACGTAATGCAGGTTTGACTATTCCAGGACTGTATCGCTTGTCCAATATCCCAGCAGCGGGTTTGGATATCAGAAATGGGGAATATAAAAAATCCATCTATAGCTTATACGCTATGGCAAATTTGAGCTATAAGAGTCAATTATACTTGGATCTTACCGCCCGCAATGATTGGTCTAGTACATTGCCAGCTGAGAATAGATCATATTTCTATCCTTCTGCGTCATTGAGTTGGATTGCGAATGAAACTTTTTCTCTACCAGCTCAAATCTCATTGTTAAAGCTGAGGGGGGGGATAGCACAGGTGGGTAATGACACCAATCCGTATCAACTTAACCCTGTATTATCGACAGGACGATGGGGGGATTTAATCTATATGGAGATGCCCGAGACATTGCTATCTCCTAATTTGAAACCTGAAATCGCGACGTCCTATGAGGCAGGGGTTGATTTGAATATGTATGGTAATAGGTTGCGATTTGAAGCAACCTATTATCAGGTGGAAAATAAAAACCAAATTCTTCCCGTAAACACTGCACAATCTTCGGGTTATGCAAAAAAGCTGATTAATGCTGGAAAGCTACAAAGCAAGGGATGGGAGTTTGGTTTAGGCGGTACGCCGATAAAAAGAGACAATAGTTTCACTTGGGATGTAAATGTTAATTTTTCTCAAAATCGTACAAAGATATTGGAATTGGCTCCGGGAATAGACTACTATGAATATTGGAGCGAAAATAGCTCGGGAGCCATGACCTGGGTAGGCGAAGAGGTCGGTAACTTGTATAGTAGGGGATATGCACGTGTTACAGACCCTACTTCCCAATATTATATGTGGCCGGTATTAGGGAATGATGGGAAATGGATACAGGACAATGCTGTTGAAAACAGAATCAAAGTCGGAAATTTCAATCCAAAATTTTTGGCGGGGATGCAAAATTCATTTAGTTACAAAAACATACATTTAAGTTTTAGCTTGGATTGGCGCTACGGCGGGCAGTTCCAATCGCAGACATATCGATACGGGGGCTCGGATTGGAAATCACAACACCAGTTGGATCTGATGATACCAGGGGGAAAGATGAGTGCTGAGGAAATGGCTGCGTTTTTGAAATCAAATCCAGAAAAGTATATCATTCCTCATAACGGCAATTTTCCAAGGGTAGGCGGGTTGACTGAGGAGACTGGTGGTTATTATTTAAATCAAGGAGGTGTTGCAGGTTATGATGGTGTTTTCATTCCAGGGGTCATAGCACAATATGATTCGGAGGGTAAATTGACCGGCTACAAAGAACATCTGGGTGGTGATGGAACAATGTTGTATCGTGCATCTGATCAATACTCTTGGAATTACAATCAGCAGGTCACCTTTGATGCAGACTACTTGAAATTAAGAGAACTGGCTTTAGGCTATGATATCAAAGGAATTAAACATATTCAAAATCTACGTGTATCGGTCTTTACTCGGAATATCATGCTTTGGACGAAAGCTAAAATAGGTATAGATCCAGAGCGCGCATTCCAAGCAGATGCTGGAGGTTTTAGACAGGGTATCGAAACCCTAAATCTAAGTCCTTGGACGGTACCATTTGGGTTTAAATTGGATTTGACATTATAA
- a CDS encoding glycerophosphodiester phosphodiesterase family protein, with amino-acid sequence MKEIISNNVYWLCSVLLTFGACSESKQHSFTELNKAQQGKVWVVAHRANTGENTYPENSIATIESCIKHGVDIIEIDVRETVDGHLVVLHDSSVNRTTNGTGNVADLTLEGVRGLRLVHEGDTTTYQVPTLEEVFKLIKGKILVDLDIKFENQASYAKIVDLAEQYNVQEQLLIFLYDKEEVVPIHALAKGIQIMPRARSVEELDFLKQYDFIKIIHIDDSYYENKLMQGLLDSGMRVWINTLGDYDQAERSNKNGFDQFFSRMPNVNVVQTDLSLQLITYLKGKGLRN; translated from the coding sequence ATGAAAGAAATAATATCGAATAACGTGTATTGGTTGTGCAGTGTATTGCTGACGTTTGGTGCTTGCTCGGAATCGAAACAGCACAGCTTTACGGAATTGAACAAGGCACAACAGGGTAAAGTATGGGTTGTGGCCCATAGGGCAAATACTGGGGAGAATACATATCCAGAGAATTCGATTGCGACGATAGAATCCTGTATAAAGCATGGAGTTGATATCATTGAAATCGATGTAAGAGAGACCGTAGATGGACACTTGGTGGTGCTGCATGATAGCAGTGTAAACCGGACCACGAACGGGACTGGAAATGTGGCAGATCTAACACTGGAAGGCGTACGTGGGCTCCGACTTGTACATGAAGGCGATACCACCACTTATCAAGTACCCACACTAGAAGAAGTATTTAAGCTCATAAAGGGTAAAATCTTGGTTGATTTGGATATTAAATTTGAAAATCAGGCATCTTACGCAAAGATAGTAGATTTGGCAGAGCAGTATAATGTCCAGGAACAATTGCTTATTTTTCTATATGATAAAGAAGAAGTGGTGCCAATTCACGCATTGGCTAAGGGAATTCAAATAATGCCCCGCGCGCGATCGGTGGAAGAGCTGGATTTTTTGAAACAATATGATTTTATTAAGATTATCCATATCGACGATAGCTACTACGAGAATAAGTTAATGCAGGGACTCTTGGATAGTGGTATGCGTGTTTGGATAAATACTCTTGGTGACTATGATCAAGCTGAAAGGAGCAATAAGAATGGATTTGACCAGTTCTTTTCGAGGATGCCGAATGTCAATGTTGTGCAAACGGACTTATCTTTGCAACTTATTACTTATTTGAAAGGTAAAGGTTTGCGAAATTGA
- a CDS encoding SusD/RagB family nutrient-binding outer membrane lipoprotein, producing the protein MKNIFYKYLVTAMAILTLIGCNDKLTELNQNPNGVDPDKANVNLLLPGILSKVSGAYAELDNSVSSGVVQHMQEDGWFTGYNHYVWSNRDWGNWYNVLRDNELMINSAIAGKFPMHEGIGYVIRAFAFGNITDLWGDAPYTEALKAGEDIIQPTFDNQETIYRGILADLDKAVALFKNNTNTGIIANHDLVYQGNIDKWHRLANTLMLRYAMRLSAKLPNVASEYIKKVYDGGVYIDNSSNDAGVRFLGNTSADSWYLAQQFDSEGGSGFRRRKLAKTLLDNLLANDDPRLKVWVAPVHCQWVEDLSLTVATESFVRKDGMQQAYVSLTDAQYVAEIAKGHKFTRRYNPNLLGSHLDTRLYVGIPVGSMVPDGYNNNPTPGQSVENQHVSQLAPKYRATTGDFLRRRIASASETLFILAEAGQRGWISGNAETFYNEAVRQSLATWGAADGYGAFISQTNVKYNGTLERIIEQKWIASWNCSVEAWMDFRRTGLPQLVAGPASAEPVLPLRFIYGNNELSANEKNANAAIEKIEETPYSNIRGKNSQWSKMWLLQGTSKPW; encoded by the coding sequence ATGAAAAATATTTTCTATAAATACCTTGTAACGGCCATGGCCATCCTGACATTGATAGGATGTAATGATAAATTAACGGAGCTGAACCAAAATCCAAATGGTGTAGATCCCGATAAAGCAAATGTGAATCTTTTGCTTCCGGGTATCTTATCAAAAGTCTCAGGCGCTTACGCAGAATTGGATAATAGTGTGAGTAGTGGCGTGGTACAGCATATGCAGGAAGACGGCTGGTTTACCGGCTACAACCACTACGTGTGGTCCAATCGAGATTGGGGAAACTGGTATAATGTGCTCCGTGATAATGAATTGATGATCAATAGTGCTATAGCAGGAAAGTTTCCGATGCATGAAGGGATAGGTTATGTGATTCGGGCATTTGCCTTTGGCAATATAACGGATCTTTGGGGCGACGCTCCCTACACAGAAGCACTCAAAGCGGGTGAAGATATCATTCAACCTACTTTCGATAATCAGGAAACAATCTATCGAGGGATATTAGCAGATCTTGATAAAGCAGTAGCATTGTTTAAGAATAATACCAATACTGGTATCATTGCTAACCATGATTTGGTTTATCAAGGTAACATTGACAAATGGCATCGACTGGCCAATACTCTCATGTTGCGATATGCCATGCGACTATCTGCGAAATTACCCAATGTAGCCTCTGAATATATCAAAAAAGTATATGATGGAGGTGTATACATAGATAACAGCAGCAACGACGCAGGGGTACGTTTTCTAGGTAATACGAGTGCTGATTCATGGTACTTGGCACAGCAATTCGACTCTGAAGGTGGAAGTGGTTTTCGTAGACGTAAGCTTGCAAAGACTTTGTTAGATAATCTCCTTGCCAACGATGATCCCCGTTTGAAAGTATGGGTAGCACCTGTACATTGTCAGTGGGTTGAAGACCTATCGTTAACGGTTGCTACCGAGTCATTTGTACGGAAAGATGGGATGCAACAAGCTTATGTTTCGTTAACCGATGCGCAATACGTCGCTGAGATTGCAAAAGGACATAAGTTTACCCGTCGTTATAATCCTAATTTGTTAGGCAGTCATCTGGACACTCGGTTATACGTCGGAATTCCAGTGGGCTCAATGGTGCCTGATGGTTATAACAACAATCCTACTCCCGGCCAATCGGTAGAAAATCAGCATGTATCGCAGCTGGCACCTAAGTACCGAGCTACCACAGGCGATTTTTTGAGACGTCGTATAGCATCTGCATCCGAAACGCTGTTTATTTTGGCTGAAGCTGGGCAACGTGGATGGATATCTGGCAACGCGGAGACTTTTTACAATGAGGCGGTACGCCAATCATTGGCCACTTGGGGAGCTGCTGACGGTTACGGCGCATTCATCAGCCAGACCAATGTGAAATATAACGGCACCTTGGAACGAATTATCGAACAGAAATGGATAGCAAGTTGGAATTGCTCGGTAGAGGCATGGATGGATTTTAGACGTACAGGACTACCCCAGTTAGTGGCAGGGCCGGCATCTGCAGAGCCTGTGCTTCCATTGCGATTCATCTACGGGAACAATGAGTTGTCTGCCAATGAAAAGAACGCCAATGCGGCTATTGAAAAAATTGAAGAAACACCATATTCTAACATCCGCGGTAAGAATAGCCAGTGGTCTAAGATGTGGTTATTGCAAGGAACGAGTAAACCATGGTAA